Proteins encoded together in one Impatiens glandulifera chromosome 1, dImpGla2.1, whole genome shotgun sequence window:
- the LOC124919931 gene encoding heavy metal-associated isoprenylated plant protein 21-like has translation MGALDCLAIWCNVRITSRKRRKPMQTVEIKVKMDCDGCERKVKNAVSSMRGVKTVEMNRKQSKVSVHGQVDPNKVLKRVKRTGKKAEFWPYVPHNVMYYPSAPQVYDKRAPAGHVRYVQPQPNVSEHEKMATFFSDDNPNACSIM, from the exons atggGGGCTCTGGACTGCCTGGCAATCTGGTGCAACGTGAGAATCACAagtagaaaaagaagaaaaccgaTGCAG ACTGTTGAAATCAAAGTAAAAATGGACTGTGATGGCTGCGAAAGAAAAGTTAAGAATGCTGTATCATCCATGAGAG GTGTGAAGACAGTTGAAATGAACAGAAAACAGAGCAAAGTGAGTGTTCATGGTCAAGTAGATCCAAACAAGGTGCTGAAAAGAGTGAAAAGAACAGGAAAAAAGGCTGAGTTTTGGCCTTATGTTCCTCATAATGTCATGTATTATCCTTCTGCTCCTCAGGTCTACGATAAAAGAGCCCCAGCTGGTCATGTTCGCTACGTTCAGCCCCAGCCAAATGTCTCCGAACATGAAAAGATGGCCACTTTCTTTAGCGATGACAACCCTAATGCCTGTTCTATTATGTGA